In Sporomusaceae bacterium, the following proteins share a genomic window:
- a CDS encoding PDGLE domain-containing protein, translating into MLRRYWLILVIMALLTPLGLLAEGTAWGEWGAEDLMAMLGFVPRGIDQSSSWWQALLPDYSVKGAGEKTGYIISALVGSALVYLAAIAYMKVIARSK; encoded by the coding sequence ATGCTGCGACGTTATTGGCTCATCCTCGTAATAATGGCCCTGCTCACCCCCCTCGGCCTGCTGGCGGAGGGGACCGCCTGGGGCGAATGGGGCGCCGAAGACCTTATGGCGATGCTAGGCTTCGTACCGCGGGGCATCGACCAGTCGTCCTCCTGGTGGCAGGCCCTGCTCCCCGACTACAGCGTCAAAGGCGCGGGCGAAAAGACGGGCTACATCATATCCGCCCTCGTCGGATCGGCGCTCGTTTATCTGGCCGCCATAGCCTACATGAAAGTGATAGCGAGGTCGAAATGA
- the cbiM gene encoding cobalt transporter CbiM, translating to MHIPEGYLSPSTCLTLAGVMLPVWYRASAAARAGLDAARVPFLAMGAVFSFLIMMFNIPIPDGTTAHAAGSVLLAIVLGPWAAVIAVSVALLIQALLFGDGGVLAFGANAFNIAFIMPFTGYYLYRLIAGNAPASSGRRLFAAGLGGYAGINLAALAAAVQFGIQPLLFTAADGTPLYCPYGLEVAIPAMLIPHLTIAGFAEAAVTALALKYVLKTSPEILVAGQAGR from the coding sequence ATGCATATTCCCGAGGGATATCTCAGCCCTTCCACCTGTCTCACGCTCGCCGGCGTTATGCTGCCCGTCTGGTACCGGGCTTCGGCTGCGGCCAGGGCCGGACTCGACGCAGCCCGCGTGCCCTTCCTCGCTATGGGGGCAGTATTCTCCTTCCTCATCATGATGTTCAACATCCCCATCCCCGACGGCACGACCGCCCACGCCGCCGGCAGCGTACTGCTGGCGATCGTCCTCGGGCCTTGGGCGGCCGTCATCGCCGTCAGCGTGGCGCTTCTCATCCAGGCCCTGCTTTTCGGCGACGGGGGCGTACTGGCCTTCGGCGCCAACGCCTTCAACATTGCCTTCATCATGCCGTTCACCGGCTATTACCTCTACCGCCTTATTGCCGGCAACGCGCCGGCCAGCTCAGGCCGCCGGCTGTTCGCCGCCGGTCTGGGCGGCTACGCCGGCATCAACCTTGCGGCCCTGGCCGCCGCCGTCCAGTTCGGCATCCAGCCGCTCCTCTTCACCGCCGCCGACGGGACGCCCCTCTACTGCCCCTACGGCCTTGAAGTCGCCATCCCCGCCATGCTCATCCCCCACCTGACCATCGCCGGCTTCGCCGAAGCGGCGGTAACCGCCCTGGCCCTCAAATACGTGCTCAAGACCTCGCCGGAAATACTTGTCGCCGGCCAGGCCGGCCGTTGA
- a CDS encoding FAD:protein FMN transferase: MKKRIILLASLVVALALLVAACRPGAPPAAKPYKETQFLMDTIVEMTAYGPGAENAVKAAFAEIRRLHDITNNFDPASQVSKVNQAAGRDKVKVDPDLIAMMQRSNELADKLEGTFDVTVGPLTDLWGIGRKGDFVPSQEDIDKALALVNHRLVAIDIAAGTVYLPKEGMKLDLGGIAKGYAVDKAIAILKSRGIASALVNAGGDVRVIGRRPDGNPWRIGVQHPRKADAIIAKLALTEWDTMETSGDYQRYIIKDGTRYSHVLDPRTGRQPRQLASVTMALNNSADGDIFSTALLILGPERGLELLRQFPGVEAIMVAADGRVIVSPGLAGKAEIEK, translated from the coding sequence ATGAAAAAGCGGATAATATTATTGGCAAGCCTCGTCGTCGCCCTCGCCTTGCTGGTCGCCGCCTGCCGTCCTGGCGCTCCGCCGGCCGCCAAGCCCTATAAGGAAACGCAGTTTCTCATGGACACCATCGTGGAAATGACCGCCTACGGCCCCGGCGCCGAGAACGCCGTAAAGGCTGCCTTCGCCGAAATCAGGCGGCTCCATGACATCACCAACAATTTCGACCCCGCCAGCCAGGTATCCAAAGTCAACCAGGCCGCCGGCCGCGACAAAGTGAAAGTCGACCCCGACCTCATCGCCATGATGCAGCGGTCGAACGAACTTGCCGACAAACTCGAAGGCACCTTCGACGTCACCGTGGGGCCGCTGACCGACCTGTGGGGCATCGGCCGCAAGGGCGACTTTGTGCCCTCCCAGGAGGACATCGACAAAGCGCTGGCCCTCGTCAACCACCGACTGGTGGCCATCGACATCGCCGCCGGCACCGTTTACCTCCCCAAGGAAGGCATGAAGCTGGACCTTGGCGGCATTGCCAAAGGGTACGCCGTCGACAAAGCCATCGCCATCCTCAAAAGCCGCGGCATCGCCTCCGCCCTCGTCAATGCCGGCGGCGACGTGAGGGTAATCGGCAGGCGCCCCGACGGCAACCCCTGGCGCATCGGCGTGCAGCATCCCCGCAAGGCCGACGCCATCATCGCCAAACTAGCCCTGACCGAGTGGGACACCATGGAGACGTCGGGCGACTACCAGCGCTATATAATCAAAGACGGCACACGCTACTCCCACGTGCTCGACCCCCGCACCGGCCGCCAGCCCCGGCAACTGGCCAGCGTGACCATGGCGCTCAACAATTCCGCCGACGGCGACATCTTCAGCACCGCCCTCCTCATCCTCGGCCCGGAGCGAGGCTTAGAGCTGCTGCGGCAGTTTCCCGGCGTCGAGGCGATAATGGTCGCCGCCGACGGCAGGGTGATCGTCAGCCCCGGGCTGGCAGGCAAAGCGGAAATCGAAAAATGA